A genomic window from Etheostoma spectabile isolate EspeVRDwgs_2016 chromosome 13, UIUC_Espe_1.0, whole genome shotgun sequence includes:
- the coro6 gene encoding coronin-6 isoform X2 encodes MSRSIVRQSKFRHVFGQTVKAEQGYDDIRVSKVTWDSSFCAVNPKFLAVIVESSGGGAFLVLPLSKSGRVDKNYPLVIGHSGPVLDIDWCPHDDNILASCSEDCTAMVWQIPDRSLTSPISDPIVILEGHSKRVGIVTWHPTARNILLTAGSDNLIIIWNVGTGEPLITMDDHPDLIYSISWNRNGSLFCTTCKDRRLRVCDPRKREVVAERLAPHDGIRPMRAIFTRDGNIFTTGFTRMSQRELGLWDPTNFEEPIALLELDTSNGVLLPYYDADANMVYLCGKGDSSIRYFEITDEPPYVHYLSTFSSKEPQRGMGFMPKRGVDVSKCEIARLFKLLDKKCEPITMTVPRKSDLFQDDLYPDTAGPEPAMEAEEWLNGRDEDPILVSMRGGYVAPKNRELKVAKKNVLDSRPTTRRSMSALETNSLPLPSLFWFIPPSCSLSLTCFSSLFLYP; translated from the exons ATGAGTCGCAGCATCGTGCGGCAGAGTAAGTTTCGCCACGTTTTTGGCCAGACGGTCAAGGCTGAGCAGGGTTACGATGACATCCGTGTTTCCAAGGTGACGTGGGACAGCTCCTTCTGCGCCGTCAACCCAAAGTTTCTGGCAGTCATCGTTGAATCCAGCGGAGGAGGAGCTTTCCTGGTCCTGCCGCTCTCTAAA TCAGGTCGTGTGGATAAGAATTATCCGCTGGTGATCGGCCACTCTGGACCTGTCCTCGATATCGACTGGTGCCCTCATGATGACAACATCCTGGCCAGCTGTTCCGAGGACTGTACTGCGATg GTGTGGCAGATCCCAGATCGCTCTCTGACCAGCCCCATCTCCGACCCCATTGTGATCCTGGAGGGACACTCCAAACGTGTTGGCATTGTCACCTGGCACCCCACCGCACGCAATATATTACTCACTGCGG GCAGTGATAACTTGATTATAATCTGGAACGTGGGAACAGGCGAGCCCCTCATCACCATGGATGACCACCCAGACCTCATCTATAGCATTAGCTGGAATCGAAACGGCAGCTTGTTTTGCACCACTTGTAAGGACCGACGTCTGCGTGTCTGCGACCCCCGCAAGAGGGAGGTGGTTGCG GAACGTCTGGCTCCACATGATGGGATCCGGCCAATGAGAGCCATCTTCACCAGAGACGGAAACATCTTCACCACAGGATTCACCAGGATGAGCCAGAGAGAGCTCGGACTCTGGGACCCG ACAAATTTTGAGGAGCCCATTGCACTGTTGGAGTTGGACACAAGTAATGGAGTGTTGTTACCATACTATGATGCAGACGCAAACATGGTCTACCTCTGTGGAAAG ggAGACAGCAGTATCCGTTACTTTGAGATCACAGACGAGCCGCCATACGTCCACTACCTCAGCACTTTCAGTAGTAAGGAGCCCCAGAGAGGGATGGGCTTCATGCCCAAGAGAGGTGTGGACGTCAGCAAATGTGAAATTGCTAG GTTATTCAAGCTCCTTGACAAGAAGTGTGAGCCCATCACAATGACAGTGCCCAGAAAG TCAGACCTCTTCCAGGACGACCTGTACCCAGACACAGCGGGGCCTGAGCCCGCCATGGAGGCTGAAGAGTGGCTGAATGGCCGCGACGAAGATCCAATTCTGGTGTCCATGAGGGGGGGTTATGTGGCGCCAAAGAACCGAGAGCTCAAAGTGGCAAAGAAGAACGTGCTGGACTCCAGACCCACCACTCGACGTAGCATGTCTGCTTTGGAAACCAACAGTCTGCCG ctcccttctttgttttggtttattcCTCCTAGTTGCTCACTGTCCTTGAcctgtttttcctctctttttctttatcctTAA
- the coro6 gene encoding coronin-6 isoform X1: MSRSIVRQSKFRHVFGQTVKAEQGYDDIRVSKVTWDSSFCAVNPKFLAVIVESSGGGAFLVLPLSKSGRVDKNYPLVIGHSGPVLDIDWCPHDDNILASCSEDCTAMVWQIPDRSLTSPISDPIVILEGHSKRVGIVTWHPTARNILLTAGSDNLIIIWNVGTGEPLITMDDHPDLIYSISWNRNGSLFCTTCKDRRLRVCDPRKREVVAERLAPHDGIRPMRAIFTRDGNIFTTGFTRMSQRELGLWDPTNFEEPIALLELDTSNGVLLPYYDADANMVYLCGKGDSSIRYFEITDEPPYVHYLSTFSSKEPQRGMGFMPKRGVDVSKCEIARLFKLLDKKCEPITMTVPRKSDLFQDDLYPDTAGPEPAMEAEEWLNGRDEDPILVSMRGGYVAPKNRELKVAKKNVLDSRPTTRRSMSALETNSLPVELHERLLEEIQNLKATVLSQEKRICDLENKLSQYTNGTA, encoded by the exons ATGAGTCGCAGCATCGTGCGGCAGAGTAAGTTTCGCCACGTTTTTGGCCAGACGGTCAAGGCTGAGCAGGGTTACGATGACATCCGTGTTTCCAAGGTGACGTGGGACAGCTCCTTCTGCGCCGTCAACCCAAAGTTTCTGGCAGTCATCGTTGAATCCAGCGGAGGAGGAGCTTTCCTGGTCCTGCCGCTCTCTAAA TCAGGTCGTGTGGATAAGAATTATCCGCTGGTGATCGGCCACTCTGGACCTGTCCTCGATATCGACTGGTGCCCTCATGATGACAACATCCTGGCCAGCTGTTCCGAGGACTGTACTGCGATg GTGTGGCAGATCCCAGATCGCTCTCTGACCAGCCCCATCTCCGACCCCATTGTGATCCTGGAGGGACACTCCAAACGTGTTGGCATTGTCACCTGGCACCCCACCGCACGCAATATATTACTCACTGCGG GCAGTGATAACTTGATTATAATCTGGAACGTGGGAACAGGCGAGCCCCTCATCACCATGGATGACCACCCAGACCTCATCTATAGCATTAGCTGGAATCGAAACGGCAGCTTGTTTTGCACCACTTGTAAGGACCGACGTCTGCGTGTCTGCGACCCCCGCAAGAGGGAGGTGGTTGCG GAACGTCTGGCTCCACATGATGGGATCCGGCCAATGAGAGCCATCTTCACCAGAGACGGAAACATCTTCACCACAGGATTCACCAGGATGAGCCAGAGAGAGCTCGGACTCTGGGACCCG ACAAATTTTGAGGAGCCCATTGCACTGTTGGAGTTGGACACAAGTAATGGAGTGTTGTTACCATACTATGATGCAGACGCAAACATGGTCTACCTCTGTGGAAAG ggAGACAGCAGTATCCGTTACTTTGAGATCACAGACGAGCCGCCATACGTCCACTACCTCAGCACTTTCAGTAGTAAGGAGCCCCAGAGAGGGATGGGCTTCATGCCCAAGAGAGGTGTGGACGTCAGCAAATGTGAAATTGCTAG GTTATTCAAGCTCCTTGACAAGAAGTGTGAGCCCATCACAATGACAGTGCCCAGAAAG TCAGACCTCTTCCAGGACGACCTGTACCCAGACACAGCGGGGCCTGAGCCCGCCATGGAGGCTGAAGAGTGGCTGAATGGCCGCGACGAAGATCCAATTCTGGTGTCCATGAGGGGGGGTTATGTGGCGCCAAAGAACCGAGAGCTCAAAGTGGCAAAGAAGAACGTGCTGGACTCCAGACCCACCACTCGACGTAGCATGTCTGCTTTGGAAACCAACAGTCTGCCG GTTGAGTTGCATGAGAGGTTGTTGGAGGAGATTCAGAATCTGAAGGCCACAGTTTTGTCCCAGGAGAAGAGAATCTGTGACTTGGAGAATAAGCTTTCCCAGTACACCAATGGGACTGCCTGA